One part of the Enterococcus sp. DIV1094 genome encodes these proteins:
- a CDS encoding cold-shock protein: MNNGTVKWFNADKGFGFITGEDGNDVFAHFSAIQGEGFKTLDEGQAVTFDVEDGQRGPQAINIVKA; encoded by the coding sequence ATGAATAACGGTACAGTAAAATGGTTTAACGCAGACAAAGGTTTTGGATTTATCACTGGTGAAGATGGAAATGACGTATTCGCTCATTTTTCAGCTATCCAAGGTGAAGGTTTCAAAACATTAGACGAAGGTCAAGCTGTGACTTTTGATGTTGAAGATGGACAACGTGGCCCTCAAGCAATCAACATCGTTAAAGCATAA
- a CDS encoding MerR family transcriptional regulator produces the protein MRETDIKSELLSIGELAKITGVNIKSLRYYEQIGVLLPVYVNPSSGYRYYSLAQVSAVELIQACVEIGIPLKELHRFGDSKSSIDYLSFLTYSEELMKQKIDALQQNLKGMQALKEEVELLKKYRHSKNQHIRKMNEKYLYVFPYQPTDNKKTLYTEAAKLFERSLEGGYEPLYDFGFLYEFTDENIQQYMFLEIMPTTNICENIKVLPSGQYACRFTPKNYGENLPELFPEIFSKKGKVLAIEAEAATGTLEEIIYEARVFID, from the coding sequence ATGAGAGAAACTGACATAAAAAGTGAACTGTTGTCTATCGGAGAATTGGCGAAAATCACCGGTGTCAACATTAAGTCATTAAGATATTATGAGCAGATTGGGGTCCTGTTGCCCGTGTATGTCAATCCAAGCTCGGGTTACCGCTACTATTCATTAGCTCAAGTGAGTGCAGTTGAACTGATTCAAGCATGTGTAGAGATCGGTATACCGTTAAAAGAGCTGCACCGATTTGGCGATTCCAAAAGTTCAATCGACTATCTTTCTTTTTTGACCTATAGTGAAGAACTAATGAAGCAAAAAATCGATGCGCTTCAGCAAAACTTAAAAGGCATGCAAGCGTTGAAAGAGGAGGTCGAACTCCTTAAAAAATATCGACATTCAAAAAATCAACATATCCGGAAGATGAATGAGAAATATCTGTATGTTTTTCCTTATCAGCCCACTGATAATAAAAAGACGCTTTATACAGAAGCGGCAAAATTATTTGAGCGTTCGCTTGAAGGTGGCTATGAACCTTTATATGATTTTGGTTTTCTCTATGAGTTTACAGACGAAAATATTCAACAATATATGTTTTTAGAGATCATGCCTACAACAAATATCTGTGAAAATATCAAAGTTTTACCAAGTGGGCAGTATGCCTGCCGTTTTACACCTAAAAACTATGGTGAAAATCTTCCAGAATTGTTTCCCGAAATATTTAGTAAAAAAGGAAAGGTTCTTGCGATCGAAGCAGAAGCGGCAACGGGAACATTAGAAGAAATCATCTATGAAGCCAGAGTTTTTATTGACTGA
- a CDS encoding isochorismatase family cysteine hydrolase produces MLVIIDMQNHILDPNSEFYIEDAETLVERISTRLKQARSANEYVLFTRDIPVDRKDESESKDLKIISELSPLPNEREIKKYYFTLPPETLTEIKHSLFESKDEQKIIEVVGIETNLCVLSNTIALQSAFPEADFIIDSSMVSSRDHEPLALQLLKDFNVYVKE; encoded by the coding sequence ATGTTAGTCATAATCGATATGCAAAACCATATTTTAGATCCGAACAGTGAATTTTATATAGAGGATGCAGAAACTTTAGTTGAACGAATCAGTACGCGTTTGAAGCAAGCTCGCTCAGCAAATGAATATGTCCTATTTACCCGTGATATTCCTGTCGATCGAAAAGACGAATCAGAGAGCAAAGATCTCAAAATCATTTCTGAACTCTCCCCTCTGCCGAATGAGCGAGAGATAAAAAAATATTACTTCACCTTGCCGCCAGAAACACTGACAGAAATCAAACATTCCTTATTCGAAAGTAAAGATGAGCAAAAAATAATCGAAGTCGTGGGGATCGAAACCAATCTATGCGTCTTATCAAACACTATTGCTTTGCAAAGCGCCTTTCCAGAAGCTGATTTTATTATTGATTCATCGATGGTAAGTAGCCGAGATCACGAGCCTCTCGCTTTGCAGCTTTTGAAAGATTTCAATGTTTATGTAAAAGAATAA
- a CDS encoding flavodoxin family protein: MNVLFINASPNKNGMTAKWGEKILADINYSVLHLADYRINQLGQVTGIDEFQLVMDVVAKADVLIIGTPIYWWDVTGLLKTFIDRWTDLFQTGLDTAEAPLYQKPIFWFVQGAAPEEAIDGIKQMLMNISERFLMKNQGIIYQKKDIPLFNEKIKKLH; this comes from the coding sequence ATGAATGTTTTATTTATCAATGCAAGTCCTAATAAAAACGGCATGACTGCTAAATGGGGAGAAAAAATCTTAGCTGATATCAATTATTCGGTCTTGCATTTAGCTGATTACCGAATCAACCAATTAGGACAAGTAACAGGAATAGACGAATTTCAATTAGTGATGGATGTAGTAGCGAAAGCGGATGTCTTGATCATTGGGACACCAATTTATTGGTGGGATGTGACGGGTTTATTAAAAACATTTATCGATCGTTGGACGGATTTGTTTCAAACTGGCTTGGATACCGCAGAAGCACCGTTATATCAGAAACCTATTTTTTGGTTTGTACAAGGGGCTGCTCCAGAAGAAGCCATTGATGGAATCAAACAAATGTTAATGAATATCAGTGAGCGATTCCTAATGAAAAATCAGGGAATCATCTATCAGAAAAAAGACATTCCTTTGTTCAATGAAAAAATCAAAAAGTTACATTAG
- a CDS encoding GNAT family N-acetyltransferase yields MNLNFRSIDPEDYSTCSEILVAAYGGAPWFNQWTKEEALLRIRATMSGINARGYIVEKDEQIIAMCLGRIDYYYDNWKQFCIDEFNVAAQLQKQGVGKKLMKFTANILEEEGINNLFLITGGKQAAEFYKKTGFVKSDDGTMMEYVIEN; encoded by the coding sequence TTGAATTTGAATTTTAGAAGTATCGATCCAGAAGATTATTCTACTTGTTCCGAAATTTTAGTTGCTGCGTATGGTGGAGCCCCTTGGTTCAATCAATGGACAAAGGAAGAAGCCTTGCTTAGGATCCGGGCGACGATGAGTGGCATCAATGCGAGAGGGTACATAGTCGAAAAAGATGAACAGATCATCGCAATGTGTTTAGGTAGAATTGATTATTATTACGATAATTGGAAACAATTTTGTATTGATGAATTCAATGTTGCCGCACAGCTCCAAAAGCAAGGTGTTGGTAAAAAATTAATGAAATTCACTGCGAATATTTTGGAAGAAGAAGGAATAAATAATCTATTTCTGATTACTGGAGGAAAACAAGCAGCTGAATTTTACAAAAAAACTGGATTTGTAAAATCTGATGATGGGACAATGATGGAGTACGTAATAGAGAATTGA
- a CDS encoding Cof-type HAD-IIB family hydrolase, translated as MKLAAIDLDGTLLDSQGLVPQENIRALKSFASNGGIVTIATGRNSISAKDVFAQLGISGYLISSNGALISEMKDGKIDHVLRRSKIEVPILKKAFYLAKEAKISIIASRETQDDQITFDESALVKDDPYYQHFNLQNHSFEEITAQLDDPSLSYLKLALTDKNEEKLQHIQAELKKESIDSVFSDPHFLEITPKDITKAHSLLFLTEYLGLTAEDVMAFGDQENDLAMLEFSGLSIAMGNAQEHVKSLADEVTTTNDEAGVADFLNKHSI; from the coding sequence ATGAAATTAGCAGCAATCGATCTAGACGGGACCTTGCTTGATTCACAAGGATTAGTCCCACAAGAAAATATCAGAGCATTGAAATCATTCGCATCTAATGGAGGAATCGTTACGATCGCCACAGGAAGAAATAGTATCTCCGCAAAGGATGTCTTTGCACAGCTAGGTATTAGCGGATATTTGATTTCTTCAAACGGTGCATTGATCTCTGAAATGAAAGATGGAAAAATCGATCATGTATTAAGACGATCAAAAATAGAAGTTCCTATACTGAAAAAGGCCTTTTATTTAGCAAAAGAAGCAAAAATATCGATTATTGCAAGTCGAGAAACGCAAGATGATCAAATCACTTTTGACGAATCCGCTTTAGTAAAAGATGATCCTTATTATCAACATTTTAATTTACAAAACCATTCCTTCGAAGAGATTACAGCTCAGCTGGACGATCCTTCATTGAGCTATTTGAAATTAGCGTTAACGGATAAAAATGAGGAAAAACTGCAACATATCCAAGCTGAATTGAAGAAAGAATCCATTGATTCCGTCTTTTCAGATCCACATTTCTTGGAAATCACGCCTAAAGATATTACTAAAGCTCATTCTTTATTATTTTTAACTGAATACTTAGGTTTGACTGCAGAAGATGTGATGGCATTTGGGGATCAAGAAAATGATCTAGCCATGTTGGAATTCAGTGGATTGAGTATTGCTATGGGAAATGCCCAAGAACATGTCAAATCGTTAGCCGATGAAGTGACTACCACCAATGACGAAGCTGGTGTAGCCGACTTTTTGAACAAACATTCTATCTAA
- a CDS encoding glycosyltransferase family 8 protein, with protein sequence MEIKYGTVPVVTASDENYAPYLSVMIATALENANKMRHIYFYVIDDGISEYSKEGLRQTVAQHSEHASIQFLTVEKDVYEDFLVSDHITTTAYLRISLPKILAKYNYKKVLYLDADVLVLDDIVALYDESLNGKTIGAVIDPGQTKALRRLGIDSDEYYFNSGVMVIDIDQWNEKNITDKTIQFLKENGDQIIYHDQDALNGVLYGDWEQLHPKWNMQCSLIFERHPAPDEKYEELYKSGNKAPSIVHFTGHDKPWNTLKDHPYTQIYLKNLAHSVLMKVGEVNE encoded by the coding sequence ATGGAGATTAAGTATGGAACTGTACCGGTTGTGACTGCTTCAGATGAAAATTATGCTCCTTATCTAAGCGTAATGATTGCAACGGCACTGGAAAATGCGAATAAGATGAGACATATATATTTCTACGTAATCGACGATGGAATATCAGAATATAGCAAAGAAGGATTGCGCCAGACAGTTGCACAGCATTCGGAGCATGCAAGTATTCAATTCTTGACTGTTGAGAAAGATGTCTATGAAGATTTCTTAGTCAGTGACCATATTACAACAACTGCGTATTTAAGAATTTCTCTACCTAAAATCTTAGCAAAATACAATTATAAAAAAGTGTTGTATCTAGACGCGGACGTTTTAGTGTTGGATGACATCGTTGCATTATATGACGAATCATTAAATGGTAAAACAATTGGGGCAGTAATCGATCCAGGACAAACAAAAGCATTGAGACGCTTAGGAATCGATTCAGATGAATATTATTTTAACTCAGGAGTCATGGTGATCGATATCGATCAATGGAATGAAAAAAATATTACAGATAAAACGATCCAATTCTTAAAAGAAAATGGCGATCAGATCATCTACCATGACCAAGACGCATTGAACGGCGTATTGTACGGAGATTGGGAACAGCTTCATCCAAAATGGAATATGCAATGTTCATTGATTTTTGAACGCCACCCAGCTCCAGATGAAAAATATGAAGAGCTATACAAAAGTGGGAATAAAGCTCCTTCAATCGTTCATTTCACAGGGCATGATAAGCCTTGGAATACATTGAAGGATCATCCTTATACACAGATCTATCTAAAAAATCTAGCGCATAGCGTGTTAATGAAAGTAGGCGAGGTAAATGAATAG
- a CDS encoding TIGR02328 family protein yields the protein MRLWHQSLLSSLPRQQLLGQHRECCALRGNGWGRKHATVDYVFTHSPYKLFQYHLLVMEEMKKQNYKPGEEWFDPLYRGKICEPYTSLSPVEWTSPLYPEHDQIYLAECVANLEQKGIVL from the coding sequence ATGCGATTATGGCACCAAAGCTTACTAAGCTCTCTGCCACGCCAACAATTACTAGGACAACATCGCGAGTGTTGTGCATTACGAGGTAATGGTTGGGGCCGAAAACACGCTACTGTAGATTATGTTTTCACCCATTCTCCTTATAAATTATTTCAATACCATTTGTTAGTCATGGAAGAAATGAAGAAGCAAAATTATAAACCGGGTGAAGAATGGTTCGATCCTTTGTATCGCGGGAAAATTTGTGAACCTTATACATCTTTATCACCTGTAGAATGGACCTCTCCACTCTACCCCGAGCATGATCAAATCTATTTAGCAGAATGCGTGGCGAATCTTGAACAAAAAGGAATCGTCTTGTAA
- a CDS encoding helix-turn-helix domain-containing protein, with translation MTIEEAILLDTLHCRLNFLKEKQQLTTPQVAEKVNLPIERYKKYEEGSHIPSVIELVFIADFYDTTVDYLIGRTEAS, from the coding sequence ATGACGATTGAAGAAGCAATTTTATTAGACACGTTGCATTGCCGTTTAAACTTTCTAAAAGAAAAACAACAATTGACTACTCCGCAAGTTGCCGAAAAAGTAAACTTACCGATTGAACGATATAAAAAATACGAAGAAGGAAGTCACATTCCCAGCGTCATCGAGTTAGTATTTATAGCAGACTTTTATGACACGACTGTCGACTACCTGATTGGTCGAACAGAAGCCTCATAA
- a CDS encoding acetate/propionate family kinase, which yields MKELIIAINSGSSSLKFQVYEFPEEKMIAKGLFERIGLATSMDLTYSLDEAKNRRSVEGETHEDAVKFLLEFLLEQKIVADLSEITGVGHRVAHGGEFFKGSCLVDDEALEKIKSLAHLAPLHNPINIMGIEAFKNNLPACPQVAVFDTSFHQTMPEENFLYPIPYHLYEEEGIRRFGFHGTSHQYVAAEAAKSLGKNVEDLKIISCHLGNGGSICAIKNGRSVITSMGFTPLAGIMMGTRCGDIDPSIVTYLGREKQMSFAEIEQMMNQESGFKGVSGISSDARDIEEAFEQGNPKAILAMNMFCGRVKQTIGSYAAELGGLDVLIFTAGIGENSPIIRQLACEGLSFFGVTVDEQRNNSRQSMISQEDGQVAVMVVPTNEERMIVRETNQLIAN from the coding sequence TTGAAAGAATTAATTATTGCGATCAATTCAGGAAGTTCTTCCTTGAAATTTCAAGTGTATGAGTTTCCTGAAGAAAAAATGATCGCCAAAGGATTGTTTGAACGAATCGGACTGGCGACATCAATGGATTTGACGTATTCGTTAGACGAAGCTAAAAACAGACGCTCTGTTGAAGGAGAAACGCATGAAGATGCAGTCAAGTTCTTATTAGAATTTCTATTGGAACAAAAAATCGTTGCTGATCTATCAGAAATCACTGGGGTTGGCCATCGTGTCGCTCATGGTGGAGAATTCTTTAAAGGCTCATGCTTAGTGGATGACGAAGCGTTAGAAAAAATCAAATCGCTCGCTCATTTAGCTCCGTTGCATAATCCAATCAACATCATGGGAATCGAAGCTTTCAAAAATAATCTGCCAGCTTGTCCGCAAGTGGCGGTGTTTGATACGTCATTCCACCAGACGATGCCAGAAGAAAACTTTCTGTATCCAATTCCTTATCATTTGTATGAAGAAGAAGGGATTCGCCGTTTTGGTTTCCATGGCACAAGTCATCAATATGTGGCGGCTGAAGCTGCCAAGTCTTTAGGGAAAAATGTGGAGGACTTAAAAATCATTTCTTGTCACTTAGGAAATGGTGGGAGCATTTGTGCAATCAAAAATGGACGATCCGTCATCACGAGTATGGGATTCACTCCTTTAGCAGGGATCATGATGGGCACTCGCTGTGGCGATATCGACCCTTCGATCGTGACGTATCTAGGTAGAGAAAAACAGATGAGTTTTGCAGAAATCGAGCAAATGATGAACCAAGAATCTGGTTTCAAAGGGGTTTCTGGTATCAGCAGTGATGCTCGTGATATTGAGGAAGCATTTGAACAAGGAAATCCAAAAGCGATTTTAGCGATGAACATGTTTTGTGGTCGAGTAAAACAAACGATCGGTTCGTATGCTGCTGAGTTGGGTGGACTTGATGTGTTGATCTTCACTGCAGGGATCGGAGAAAACTCACCAATCATTCGCCAACTAGCTTGCGAAGGCTTGTCATTCTTTGGCGTAACAGTTGATGAACAAAGAAACAATTCAAGACAATCAATGATCAGTCAAGAAGACGGACAGGTTGCTGTCATGGTCGTACCAACGAATGAAGAGCGAATGATCGTACGTGAGACAAATCAACTGATTGCGAATTAA